The genomic DNA CAGCACCTTTGAGACTCCCGCGCTGATAATGTGGACACAATATAACGCAAGGGCGAGAGCATTCCAAGCGACTCATGAGGTCGCTTTGTGTTGTACCACAGGAGGTATTCAATGAGCTTCCCGTTGAAAGCATCAAGGTCGTCCCGAAGAAGTTGGCGGTTTTGTTTCAGGAACTCTTCATTCAAGGTTCTGTTGAATCTCTCGATGTGGGCGTTCATCTTGGGGCTTCTCGGGTACGTATGGTACTGCACGATGCCTTGCTTCTCACACGCCTCTCTAAAGCGCAGGGCGAACTCGCTCCCGTTGTCAGATTGGATTTCTTTAATAGGCCTGGGCGAAACATAACTGAGTTTTCTGAGGAAGTCCGTTGCCGATTGGGAGGAGTGATTCGTGTACGCTCCTGCGAAGGCGAACCTCGGTTCAATGTCAATCGCAGTGTAGATATAACGTTTGATGCCGTCCACAAAGCGCACCACAGTGTCGATTTCGATGCCTCGCTTCTTTCCCTTCGGACGGCGTATCTTCTTGCGGTATATGGGTTTTCTCTCGATGACTCTGCCTGTTCTTGCGGACACCGAGACACGCCTCATTGACGGGAGGCGACCTTGTTTCTTGAGGTCTTCTAGACAGCGTCCGGTGTATGATTCCGAGGCACTGAATCCCTCATCTTTTAGTAGCAGGGCGATTTTCTTCTTGCCGATGCGGTGATGTCTCGTCCTCAGCACCACTATAT from Candidatus Niyogibacteria bacterium CG10_big_fil_rev_8_21_14_0_10_46_36 includes the following:
- a CDS encoding integrase, translating into MRRVSVSARTGRVIERKPIYRKKIRRPKGKKRGIEIDTVVRFVDGIKRYIYTAIDIEPRFAFAGAYTNHSSQSATDFLRKLSYVSPRPIKEIQSDNGSEFALRFREACEKQGIVQYHTYPRSPKMNAHIERFNRTLNEEFLKQNRQLLRDDLDAFNGKLIEYLLWYNTKRPHESLGMLSPLRYIVSTLSARESQRC